A stretch of the Polluticoccus soli genome encodes the following:
- a CDS encoding murein L,D-transpeptidase catalytic domain family protein: MNLKKKSIIATSFIALISASFVSFAGAERPVAERVSVPATASASTPVTKVAAVATNTVSTVANLYNEMNLQAAGLSKQAFELAAKGYEKLKGAHRLGNERYLTIVDFSQSSRAKRFYLIDMISKKLVTNTFVAHGKNTGVDQANSFSNVPSSNKSSLGFYLTKGTYSGKHGTSLKLSGIEKGFNDNAEARAIVVHAADYVNAGRVNSAYMGRSQGCPALPNDVAAEVIDKIKNGSAMFLYYPEQAYLNGSQMINS, translated from the coding sequence ATGAATTTGAAGAAGAAGTCAATAATTGCAACATCATTTATCGCCCTAATATCAGCCTCATTTGTTTCGTTTGCCGGTGCTGAACGTCCGGTAGCAGAAAGGGTGAGCGTACCAGCAACAGCAAGTGCCAGTACCCCGGTTACAAAAGTTGCTGCAGTAGCTACTAATACTGTATCTACAGTTGCTAACCTGTATAACGAGATGAACCTGCAGGCCGCGGGTCTGTCTAAGCAGGCGTTTGAACTGGCCGCTAAAGGTTATGAAAAGCTGAAAGGAGCACACCGCCTGGGCAATGAACGTTATTTGACGATCGTTGACTTTAGCCAGTCGTCGCGTGCCAAGCGTTTCTACCTGATTGATATGATCAGTAAGAAACTGGTAACGAATACATTTGTGGCTCACGGTAAAAATACCGGTGTAGACCAGGCGAATAGTTTCTCTAACGTACCATCATCGAACAAGAGTAGTCTTGGCTTTTATTTAACAAAAGGTACCTATAGTGGAAAACATGGTACGTCGCTGAAACTGTCGGGTATTGAAAAAGGCTTTAACGATAACGCAGAAGCCCGCGCGATCGTCGTACATGCGGCAGATTATGTAAATGCAGGTCGTGTGAACTCTGCCTATATGGGCCGCAGTCAAGGTTGCCCTGCCCTTCCGAATGATGTGGCTGCTGAAGTGATAGATAAAATCAAGAATGGCTCTGCAATGTTCCTGTACTATCCTGAGCAAGCTTACCTGAACGGTTCTCAAATGATAAACAGCTAA
- a CDS encoding GNAT family N-acetyltransferase, which produces MNYLLYGQETPRLTFNRVDLKYADAWLNLFKEQGVARFVGLDHLPTPEDQCNQWFERAFTRIDNGLGGLNALVSKETGELIGQSGLLVQVVDEQTHLEVGYSILPQYWRQGYAIEAASKCRDCAFEMGLTDTLISIIHTENHPSMAVAEANGMKRWKTTRPGRVGAN; this is translated from the coding sequence ATGAATTACCTCCTCTATGGCCAGGAAACTCCCCGGCTCACTTTCAACCGTGTAGATCTCAAATATGCCGATGCCTGGCTGAACCTGTTCAAAGAGCAAGGTGTTGCCCGCTTTGTAGGATTGGATCACTTGCCTACGCCTGAGGATCAATGCAACCAATGGTTCGAACGGGCGTTTACACGTATCGACAATGGCCTGGGAGGACTCAATGCACTGGTGAGTAAAGAAACAGGAGAACTAATAGGCCAGAGCGGACTGCTGGTGCAGGTGGTTGATGAACAAACTCATCTGGAAGTAGGATACTCTATACTGCCGCAGTACTGGCGCCAGGGATATGCTATCGAAGCCGCTTCAAAGTGCCGCGACTGTGCTTTTGAAATGGGGCTGACCGATACGCTCATTTCAATCATTCACACGGAAAACCACCCATCGATGGCAGTGGCTGAGGCCAATGGTATGAAACGATGGAAAACAACTCGACCGGGAAGAGTGGGAGCGAATTAA
- a CDS encoding YkvA family protein, giving the protein MEYTVKLLNKLKQASRKLKSELQVLVLAYKDKRTPVLAKLLVGVTVGYLLSPIDLIPDFIPVLGILDDLIIVPVLIRLSLRMIPKEVLDEARAAAKTNPERLKKSNWAFAVLIIAIWLVTLLLSYRAIS; this is encoded by the coding sequence ATGGAGTATACCGTGAAGTTGCTCAACAAGCTAAAACAGGCTAGCCGGAAATTAAAGTCGGAGCTGCAGGTACTGGTGCTGGCTTATAAAGACAAGCGGACGCCGGTGCTTGCAAAGTTGCTGGTGGGTGTCACTGTAGGCTACCTGTTAAGCCCGATCGACCTCATTCCTGATTTCATACCCGTGCTGGGTATTTTAGACGATCTGATCATTGTGCCGGTCCTTATCCGGCTCTCCCTCCGCATGATACCGAAAGAGGTATTGGATGAAGCAAGGGCCGCTGCAAAAACAAATCCCGAAAGGCTGAAAAAAAGCAACTGGGCGTTCGCCGTTTTGATCATTGCAATATGGCTGGTTACGCTCCTCTTGTCTTACCGGGCCATCAGCTAA
- a CDS encoding T9SS type A sorting domain-containing protein, with product MNNYTLPKVLTLICCLLTMQASARISKPEQQNKPLSFIENKGQLMDQYRKPRKDIDYKLSSPGINAFIGDGAIHYQWTKLDNDFKMPEGTAPHEMYDLLKAELTKQGKATIYRMDVTLIGANKNAIAISEDKQVYVENYYLQQTAGNAITASTYNKVTYKNIYPNIDWVLYTNNGQLKYDFVVHPGGNPADIKLKFAGASSLEMKDGALTAITELGSITEQKPYSYNAETKTEVASKFVLNNDVLSFDVAAFDGTLVIDPTINWGTYYGGSNNEWAYGLAADNTGNVFAAGWTNSSNNIATVGAFQTSINSTNMQDAYAVKFNSAGVRQWGTYYGDAGSDWFWAAECDPSGNFYASGYTTSSANLASIGAHQTTMGGSNDALMVKFNTNGLRLWATYYGGSGSEDRGHVTCDPSGNVYLCGETWSTNNIATAGAHQTSLNTSSNVSDAYVVKFTSAGVRLWGTYYGDSGYEENWGSACDPSGNIYVGGWTNSGSGMATPGAHQTTHGGTSTYDGFIAKFNGSGVLQWGTYYGGSNQDWVYDLDCDAFGNLYASGHTYSTNAIATAGAYQTTIGGVYDGFLVKFDAAGVRQWGTYIGGSNQDYAWGLACTPGLYLYVSGATYSTSGIATTGAYQTTFGGGTDAFLIEMNQNTGFPSWGTYYGGSNTEWGYGNCAWSPAGFVYLSGYTLSSNGIATTNAHQTTLGGTYDAFIASFITDTIVYIKQPFYDTVFCPGDTLKVKYGVTYGFQPGNTFSVQLSNAAGVFGVPNVIGTKSSIIDDTIVCVIPKNTPAGNGYRIRIVATNPSRTSFDNGVDIRVKPLPQNLNATSNSPVCVGSTLNLTTTTTSTGTIQYSWTGPNSFTSTLQNPNRINAQTSHAGDYIVTATSDGCVASDTTTVVVNIIPATPTAGSNSPVCPTTTLNLTAASTTPGVTYTWSGPASFSSTQQNPSIPNVSIANAGVYSVTATALGCTSPAGTTNVQVHVTTPTPVAAGNNVLCAGATLNMTASTIPSATYKWTGPNNFNSTQQNPTISPAQVWHSGDYIVRATLNGCVSDPDTLAVQVNIVSTIGGWASPNDTICEGETVTFVAIQTNPGPAPVYQWYKNQVPISGANSLLYTTQSVAHGDTYYCTMHSVGVCTDPITVSTDTIKMAIVNIQVTPSARIISTPAKPIPGQPASFMVSVTNGGYKPTYQWQRNGQNIIGATNANWAASTLHPNDKISCIVTSNDACASPKLANSDTVVVGFPTSINNITDNGAVTLYPNPNNGKFTVSIGAISKSEIVRAEIVNAVGQLVYSNTVLVNQGNIEIAMPEVASGVYLLKLKDGETIANLRFTVTK from the coding sequence ATGAACAACTATACCCTTCCAAAGGTATTAACCCTTATCTGTTGTTTATTGACGATGCAGGCAAGTGCACGCATCTCAAAACCTGAACAGCAAAACAAACCTTTGTCTTTTATAGAAAATAAAGGACAGCTTATGGACCAGTACCGTAAGCCGCGAAAGGATATTGATTACAAACTAAGCAGTCCGGGCATCAACGCGTTCATCGGCGATGGGGCCATCCACTATCAATGGACAAAGCTGGACAATGACTTCAAAATGCCTGAAGGAACTGCTCCTCACGAAATGTATGACCTGCTGAAGGCTGAGTTAACGAAGCAAGGCAAAGCGACTATATACAGGATGGACGTTACCCTTATAGGTGCTAATAAAAATGCCATTGCTATAAGCGAAGACAAGCAAGTGTATGTTGAGAATTATTACCTGCAGCAAACAGCAGGCAACGCGATAACAGCGTCAACTTACAACAAGGTTACCTACAAAAACATTTATCCGAATATCGACTGGGTGTTGTACACCAACAATGGGCAGCTGAAGTATGACTTCGTGGTTCATCCGGGCGGTAACCCTGCCGATATCAAACTGAAGTTTGCCGGTGCCAGCTCACTGGAGATGAAAGATGGCGCGCTGACCGCCATTACAGAATTAGGTTCGATCACCGAACAGAAACCGTATAGCTACAATGCTGAAACCAAAACGGAAGTTGCGTCAAAGTTTGTGCTGAACAACGACGTGCTCAGCTTCGATGTTGCTGCTTTTGACGGTACATTGGTGATAGACCCCACCATCAACTGGGGTACCTATTACGGCGGCTCTAACAACGAATGGGCTTATGGCCTTGCGGCTGATAATACAGGTAACGTATTTGCTGCGGGATGGACCAATAGTTCGAACAATATAGCCACTGTGGGCGCGTTCCAAACTTCGATCAATTCTACCAATATGCAGGATGCCTATGCAGTAAAGTTCAACTCTGCAGGCGTACGTCAATGGGGCACGTATTACGGCGACGCGGGTTCCGACTGGTTCTGGGCAGCAGAATGTGACCCTTCGGGCAATTTTTATGCATCGGGTTATACTACCAGCTCAGCAAACCTGGCATCTATAGGAGCCCATCAAACTACCATGGGTGGCAGCAATGATGCGCTGATGGTTAAATTCAACACGAATGGATTGAGACTATGGGCAACATACTATGGCGGCAGCGGCAGTGAAGATCGAGGTCACGTGACCTGCGATCCTTCAGGAAACGTATACCTGTGCGGCGAAACCTGGAGCACTAATAACATTGCAACTGCAGGCGCTCACCAAACTTCGCTGAATACAAGTTCAAACGTCAGTGATGCCTACGTGGTAAAGTTCACCAGCGCGGGCGTGCGCTTGTGGGGTACTTACTACGGCGATTCAGGCTATGAAGAAAACTGGGGATCTGCCTGCGACCCAAGCGGTAACATATACGTAGGCGGATGGACAAACAGTGGCAGCGGCATGGCAACGCCAGGCGCTCACCAGACCACCCACGGAGGCACCAGCACTTACGACGGCTTTATTGCTAAGTTCAATGGTTCGGGCGTATTGCAATGGGGTACCTACTATGGCGGCAGCAACCAGGACTGGGTTTATGACCTGGATTGTGATGCATTTGGTAACCTGTACGCATCTGGCCACACCTATAGTACCAACGCCATAGCAACTGCAGGAGCTTATCAAACAACAATAGGCGGAGTATACGATGGTTTCCTCGTTAAGTTCGATGCAGCAGGCGTACGTCAATGGGGTACTTATATCGGCGGCAGCAACCAGGACTATGCATGGGGACTGGCTTGTACACCGGGACTGTACCTGTATGTGAGCGGCGCGACCTACAGCACTTCCGGCATAGCCACTACGGGTGCATACCAGACAACCTTTGGCGGTGGAACAGATGCGTTCCTGATAGAGATGAACCAAAATACCGGTTTCCCATCATGGGGTACTTATTACGGTGGGTCGAATACCGAATGGGGTTATGGCAACTGCGCCTGGAGCCCTGCAGGCTTTGTCTACCTGTCGGGGTACACACTAAGCAGCAATGGTATTGCAACTACAAATGCTCACCAGACTACCCTGGGCGGCACTTATGATGCGTTTATTGCCAGCTTTATTACCGACACCATCGTTTATATTAAGCAACCATTCTACGATACTGTTTTCTGTCCTGGCGATACACTGAAAGTAAAATATGGTGTAACCTATGGTTTCCAGCCGGGTAATACTTTTAGCGTACAACTTTCGAATGCGGCTGGCGTCTTTGGCGTACCTAACGTGATCGGTACCAAATCAAGCATTATTGATGATACCATTGTTTGTGTGATACCTAAAAACACCCCTGCAGGCAACGGCTACCGCATACGCATTGTGGCAACCAATCCTAGCCGAACTTCTTTCGATAACGGTGTGGATATAAGAGTTAAACCGTTGCCGCAAAATCTGAATGCCACCAGCAACAGCCCGGTATGCGTAGGTTCTACTCTAAACCTGACCACAACTACCACATCTACTGGAACGATCCAATACAGCTGGACCGGCCCGAACAGTTTCACGTCGACCCTGCAAAATCCTAACCGCATAAATGCTCAAACCAGTCATGCCGGCGATTATATAGTAACAGCAACCAGTGATGGTTGTGTGGCATCGGATACAACCACCGTTGTAGTGAACATCATACCCGCCACACCAACCGCAGGCAGCAATAGCCCTGTATGTCCCACAACGACACTCAACCTTACAGCGGCAAGTACAACACCGGGTGTCACCTATACATGGTCGGGACCAGCCAGCTTTAGCTCCACGCAGCAAAATCCGTCGATACCTAACGTGAGCATAGCAAACGCAGGCGTATATTCAGTTACAGCCACGGCACTTGGTTGTACATCTCCTGCAGGAACCACTAATGTGCAGGTACACGTAACTACACCTACGCCCGTAGCTGCCGGCAACAATGTGTTGTGCGCTGGTGCAACGCTCAACATGACGGCATCTACCATCCCAAGCGCTACTTACAAATGGACCGGGCCAAACAATTTCAACTCTACTCAGCAAAATCCAACCATCAGCCCGGCGCAAGTTTGGCATTCGGGCGATTATATAGTTCGCGCTACCCTGAACGGTTGCGTGTCTGATCCAGACACACTGGCGGTGCAGGTAAACATCGTATCTACCATCGGTGGCTGGGCCAGCCCCAATGACACAATATGCGAGGGTGAGACGGTGACTTTTGTGGCGATACAAACCAACCCCGGCCCTGCACCGGTATACCAATGGTATAAGAACCAGGTACCCATTTCAGGTGCCAACTCGTTACTGTACACCACACAATCGGTAGCCCACGGCGACACTTACTACTGCACCATGCACAGTGTAGGTGTGTGTACCGATCCGATAACAGTAAGCACTGATACCATTAAAATGGCGATAGTGAACATACAGGTAACACCGTCAGCGCGGATCATTTCTACTCCTGCCAAACCAATACCGGGTCAGCCAGCAAGCTTCATGGTGAGCGTGACCAATGGTGGTTATAAACCAACTTACCAGTGGCAGCGCAACGGACAGAATATAATAGGTGCTACAAACGCCAACTGGGCTGCCAGCACCCTGCACCCGAACGATAAGATCAGCTGCATAGTGACCAGCAACGATGCCTGCGCATCGCCAAAACTTGCCAACAGCGATACAGTAGTAGTAGGCTTTCCAACGTCGATCAATAATATAACAGACAACGGCGCTGTAACACTCTACCCCAACCCGAACAATGGTAAGTTTACTGTAAGCATTGGCGCGATCAGCAAGTCAGAGATCGTACGGGCTGAAATAGTGAATGCCGTAGGTCAACTCGTATACAGCAACACAGTGTTGGTAAACCAGGGTAATATAGAAATAGCTATGCCGGAAGTTGCCAGTG